A single genomic interval of Physeter macrocephalus isolate SW-GA chromosome 5, ASM283717v5, whole genome shotgun sequence harbors:
- the RAMP3 gene encoding receptor activity-modifying protein 3 isoform X7 — protein MTVRRWTQTTTCQKPWCTEEPRHSTSEAASPDGLAGQVGPPLVSGNVAAKQFPTLTTTFPLWILSLHNGLPRGTPPLCLNVKPKCLCQENIWPCPPVDGFKKEEINTSPPRGWSFQGAQGKT, from the exons ATGACCGTGAGGAG GTGGACTCAAACCACAACCTGCCAGAAGCCCTGGTGCACAGAAGAGCCCCGACACAGCACATCCGAGGCTGCCAGTCCTGACGGGCTTGCTGGCCAGGTTGGCCCTCCACTGGTGTCTGGAAACGTGGCTGCTAAACAGTTCCCTACACTGACAACAACTTTCCCGCTATG gatccTGTCTCTAcacaatggcctgcctcggggaaccccgcccctctgcctgaatgttaaaccaaagtgcctttgtcaGGAAAACATCTggccctgtccacctgtggatggcttcaagaaagaagaaattaacacctcccctccccgaggctggtcattccag
- the LOC102980748 gene encoding LOW QUALITY PROTEIN: whey acidic protein-like (The sequence of the model RefSeq protein was modified relative to this genomic sequence to represent the inferred CDS: inserted 1 base in 1 codon) produces the protein MVHLIRNSFFVYKCGPRQQLPSLGSVQDGSPSVPLGQSQPPALPPCHAPPPAASFKGAPGPPATTRCLASLALTLLALKAALTLAPALTLPGQAVCPELSSSSEDSGTISCVKDENCPQGTKCCARSPCSRSCVVPLIVPVPKAGRCPXVQAPLAPKLCLERNECSRDDQCMENQKCCFSSCAMRCTVPATGSTSSGASASPAEDSLQ, from the exons atggtccaccttattaggaattctttttttgtttacaaATGTGGCCCAAGGCAGCAGCTGCCCAGTCTGGGGTCTGTCCAAGACGGAAGCCCCTCGGTCCCACTGGGGCAGAGCCAGccgcccgccctccctccctgccatgcTCCTCCCCCCGCTGCCTCCTTTAAAGGTGCCCCAGGGCCACCCGCCACCACGCGCTGTCTTGCCAGCCTGGCCCTGACCCTGCTCGCCCTGAAGGCTGCCCTCACGCTGGCCCCGGCCCTCACCTTGCCAG GGCAGGCTGTGTGCCCAGAGCTCAGCTCCTCCTCCGAGGATTCCGGCACAATCTCCTGTGTCAAAGATGAGAACTGTCCCCAAGGCACCAAGTGCTGCGCCAGGAGCCCCTGCAGCCGATCCTGCGTGGTCCCCCTCATAG TGCCTGTTCCAAAGGCTGGCCGCTGTC GGGTGCAGGCCCCGCTGGCCCCAAAGCTCTGCCTAGAGAGAAACGAGTGCTCCAGGGATGACCAATGTATGGAGAACCAGAAGTGCTGCTTCAGCTCGTGTGCTATGAGGTGTACGGTCCCCGCCACAG GCTCCACCTCCTCTGGGGCCTCCGCGTCCCCTGCAGAGGACTCTCTCCAGTGA